Proteins encoded within one genomic window of Haematobia irritans isolate KBUSLIRL chromosome 5, ASM5000362v1, whole genome shotgun sequence:
- the LOC142237713 gene encoding alpha-soluble NSF attachment protein-like → MGDSNEQKALQLMQDAEKKLSQQKGFFGNIFGGSNKVEEAIECYQRAGNMFKMSKNWTKAGECFCEAAALHAKAGSRHDAGSNFVDASNCYKKIDVEMAAQCLLKSIDIYTDMGRFTTAAKHHQSIAEMYESDPNTLLKAIEHYERAADYFKGEESNSSANKCLLKVAQYAAQLEDYQKAITIYEQVGASALESSLLKHSAKEYFFRAALCQLSVDVLNCQHAIEKYSQLYPAFQDSREFKLIKSLCEHLEEQDIDAFTETVKNYDSISRLDQWYTTILLRIKKANDDNPDLC, encoded by the coding sequence ATGGGTGACAGCAATGAACAAAAGGCTTTGCAATTAATGCAAGATGctgaaaagaaattgagtcagcaAAAAGGATTTTTCGGCAATATATTCGGTGGCTCAAATAAGGTGGAAGAGGCCATAGAATGCTACCAGAGGGCAGGTAATATgttcaaaatgtccaaaaattGGACAAAGGCTGGTGAGTGTTTCTGTGAGGCAGCAGCATTGCATGCCAAGGCCGGCAGTCGTCATGATGCTGGTTCCAATTTTGTAGATGCCTccaattgctataaaaaaatcgatGTGGAAATGGCGGCTCAATGCCTGCTAAAATCCATTGATATCTACACGGACATGGGCAGATTTACCACAGCTGCAAAACATCATCAAAGTATTGCAGAAATGTACGAGAGTGATCCCAACACATTGTTGAAGGCCATCGAACATTATGAACGTGCGGCCGATTATTTTAAGGGCGAGGAATCGAATAGTTCGGCAAATAAATGTCTACTGAAAGTTGCCCAGTATGCAGCCCAATTGGAGGATTATCAAAAAGCCATTACCATATATGAACAAGTTGGCGCATCGGCTTTAGAATCATCTCTACTCAAACACAGCGCCAAGGAATACTTCTTCCGAGCAGCTCTATGCCAATTGAGTGTGGACGTTTTAAATTGTCAACAtgccatagaaaaatattcCCAACTATATCCAGCATTCCAGGACTCGAGAgagtttaaattaattaaatcgttGTGTGAACATTTGGAGGAACAAGATATTGATGCCTTCACCGAAACAGTGAAAAACTATGACAGTATTTCACGACTCGATCAATGGTATACCACAATATTATTGAGAATTAAAAAGGCAAACGATGACAACCCGGATCTTTGTTAA